The Saccopteryx leptura isolate mSacLep1 chromosome 2, mSacLep1_pri_phased_curated, whole genome shotgun sequence genome has a window encoding:
- the NXNL2 gene encoding nucleoredoxin-like protein 2 — protein sequence MVDVLGGRLLETCGGAWVEAEAVLQNKVVALYFAAAGCSPSRDFTPLLCDFYRELVEQARPPAPLAVVFVSVDASAQGMQEFMHQLPGAWLALPFHDPYRHELRTRYHISATPRLVILKPSGEVITDKGRKQIRERGRACFQNWVEAAEVFQNFSG from the exons ATGGTAGATGTGCTGGGCGGGCGGCTCCTGGAGACCTGCGGCGGGGCGTGGGTGGAGGCCGAGGCTGTGCTGCAGAACAAGGTGGTGGCGCTGTACTTCGCGGCGGCCGGCTGCTCGCCCAGCCGCGACTTTACGCCGCTGCTCTGCGACTTCTACCGGGAGCTGGTGGAGCAGGCGCGCCCGCCCGCGCCCTTGGCGGTGGTCTTCGTGTCCGTTGACGCCAGCGCTCAGGGAATGCAGGAATTCATGCATCAGCTGCCCGGCGCCTGGCTGGCACTGCCCTTCCACGACCCCTACCGGCA CGAGCTGAGGACCAGGTACCACATTTCAGCCACACCCAGGCTTGTGATCCTGAAGCCCAGTGGGGAGGTCATCACTGACAAGGGGCGCAAGCAAATCCGGGAGCGGGGGCGGGCCTGCTTCCAAAACTGGGTGGAGGCCGCCGAAGTCTTTCAGAACTTCTCTGGGTGA